A window of Acinonyx jubatus isolate Ajub_Pintada_27869175 chromosome B2, VMU_Ajub_asm_v1.0, whole genome shotgun sequence genomic DNA:
TAGTATTTAACCATTTTTACGTCATTATATGTAAGTGCTCTTCTGTTTCAAAACTAATTAAATTTGCCTTCAGCATTTTGTTGCAGAGTTTTGGAACCAGCTCCTTTAGAATGCTCTAACAGCTTGATGGCCTTGTCAGAGTTTTCAATATTTCTAAGCAGAGTCTCTAAtcttctcttaattttcttctgatCTTCAAGAGCACAGCCAATCACTATGGACTGAAACTTCTGGTCAACAGGCCCAGATGGCACCTCAGATGAACAAGCACTGTACAGTGACATCAAGTGACTCTTGGCGTTTCCCAAATCATCCAGAAACTTACTGACCACCTCATCAATAATCCTGGTGGCATGCTTTAAGGATTCTTGCTGCTGGGGATTTCTAATAGTTTCTACTGAAACTTCAACGGTGAGCGTTCTTCCCATCAAACGGTTTGCCGTCAGatttaattcttctctttctcctaaaCGTAGAAAGTTTAAAGTATCAATCAATATGAGATATAAATTTATCGATGTTGAGAACACAAAGGCATTCTTTTGTGGCTAAAGCTATTTTCTGTAGTGCCTCTGCTATGAAATTTTTAGAGTAAAAGTTAAAACTATAGCACATAAGATTAACTATGTGTATTACAAAGAGAGGTTGCAGAATACCTTTCCCTGAAAGTCTTTATACGTGGGATACCAGATGACTTCTCAAGTGGTCATGTTTGAAAAAGTTGGGGCGGGCATGCATTTGTAACTGGGATGGAGATCAAGTCTTAACACAGAGTGAATAGTGAACATAAccagggctttgtgctgagtagACAAGAGATCAGATATGGTGGATCTCTCCATACGGATGTGCAcgtaggggaagaaaaagaattttccctGTACCTTTCTGAGCTCTTGGCTGAGAAACgttgtaataaaagacagattcacaagaaaaaaaacccagaaatttattaatatgtataCTTCAAATATACATAAGAGATTGCCAGGGAAACAGAGATGGTCTAACTCCCTGAGATGGCCTGAGCCACCACCTTAAAAACCATCTTCAGCTAAGGACTAAGATGTTGAGGGAGGTCTTCCCTCCTTAGGGAGGTTACTAGGAAAAGCAGGATAAACCAGGCTAAGGCTGTTTTGCAGATGTAGTAGGTGCTTTCTGCATAGATAAGAGTTTCTTGTGACTTCCAGTCATCCTTCTTTCTGGTACACAGAGTTCCTTACAAATGGAACTTTCCTTTGTAAATTTAAACTTCCCTTACAAAAGAATGACTTCTActctgttttcagagcttctcctgtgtctgcagTTACTCAGAAATAATCAGCTTGAAATAATTCTCATGCCAAGAGGTATACTTTCGGATGACATAGTCTGCACGTGTATCAGAATACAATAACCCAATTTTGGCTGACAAAAACTTAGCCACAGTAGTGGAGAAAAAGCTGGCCTCAGAATGAGACACTGGCTTCATCTTCTCCAGCCAAATTTAAGCAGGCCAGTAGTATAAGTCTTGGCCAGCACAGAGAGGcaatggtggggagaggggcgcTGGGtcaacatttcattatttatatgaaaaagtcAGCAATCTTATGTGTGTTCTGTTCTGTGACTTCCTTCCTAATTCATGGATCTTTGGCCAGGATGGGGAAAAGACTGGCTAGGTCTTAACCCCACTGTGCATGTCTAACATTTCAGGGCCTGGAGTTAGATGGCACATTCATGGCACCAGCTGCTGGCCTATTAGCTTGTCCCGGGAAGCACCAGGGCAACCAAATTAGGAAGACCCACTGCTAGTGAAAGGAAATTACAAGTACCCTGTTTCTCCATGGGCAGTCATGCTTTTCGTATGGAAACAATAGCACATTTTTACATTAATGGGGTTTTATCGGGTCCATAATTTATTTCCCctgcattttctctccttcctctctttaaGTTACACCTCAACCCCTCCCTTTGTGTCTTCTCTGCTTTTATACTTCTATGGTCCAATAACTTCTGAGGAGCTGAAGTTAGAAGTATGAGCCTGAGGTCAAAGCCACAGCCTTTCTGCTCGGGGCTACCTCTTCTGGAGCTTAGAGGCCTTTTCTACCATTTCCGATCATGTCCCTGAGGTAAGGGGTGGGCCAGAAGGGTGACCTCTGGGTACGTGGCTCTTGTTGTAATAGACTGACAGCTGCAGCTGCTGTCTGCTGCTCACGGGAGATGCCAAAGCCAGGAGTGCTCATTCCTCAAGTCAAGCGAACACGGACCCATGTGTATCCCAAATCCCTTCACGGAGTGGAAAAGATGAGCTCCCTTCCATGGAAATGCTCTCACCATCGCTGATCTGCctcatgtcttggctattctgGATGCTGTGGATCATCTCCAGgaggatttctttctcttgctccaCAGCAGTTGCCGCTTCTCTCAAAGCCTCCACCCTGTAGAAATTGGGAAAACAAAAGTTACCATATGGAAATTTAGTTTTCCTCATCTCTATCATGTGCTCCAACTCAAGTTTCAAGATCACTAGGAGCACCTTTCAaaaattctttattcctttttaaaaagttctttaacttttctattgttttaaatcCACCTACCCCACTCCCATTTTCCTCCCTGCTTGTATGGCGACCATTCTGTTtagtgtttatctattttgtacTTGTTCTTAACaaaatgtgtatttgtgttttCACCTATTTTCAATTTATATCTCACTCTGTTTCCCCTCAGCATTATTTTATTAAGAACCATCCAGCTTCCTATGTGAACATCTAGTCAGTAGCTTCTGATTGCTGCATATCATATACTTCATGCATATCCAGCTGGTTTTACATCCACTCTCCCAGTGGAGACACCCACCTtatcccctcactttccatcaccacaaaaaaTGCTTACACGAATACATGTCCCCTCATAGACTGAATGAGAATCTCCTTAGGATGTATCCCAGGGCAGGATTGCTGAGACAGGGGTACAATTGTTCTCTGGAATGGCTATGCTAGACCACTGTTCGGAAGCAAGAATTCTTGTCCCCtcaaaggtccttctagctggaccaagaattaaattgacatgagacagatcaagaggagaaaatcaaatataaCAGTGTACATTGGAGGAAATTCCAAAGAgggtcaggcaaaatgaggtgtATACGTCATTCTGAATGAAGAAAGAGGgagtaggggtctgggacttcggACAAAAGTAATATACTTCACAGGGTGAAAAgaagagcagatgtttggtaattagatgtttgccttACCAAAAAGATGGGccattcagataaaatttatctctgtttATAACCCTTATTTTGGGAAAGACCCCtaatttagattcttctgtgtGGTTAAGGGAGGGgtaaaagtttctcttgagcctgCAGGTTCTcaagtgccttcagctcaaaataacccacatgccaaagtggcacattctggGGCCCCTGTCCTGAACTCCCTGACAATATTCCCAGCAGCAAAGCAGAGGAATCCCTGTGTACCCAAAGCCCTACCAATACTCAGCATTTTCCAACTTTCTACTTGTTGCCAGTCTAGTAAGTGTGCAGTGATATGTTCGTACCTAACTTGCATGTCTGTCATTACTAATAATTTTGGACATCTCTTTGTATTCTTGTTAGCTTCTTCATAGCCTGTACctattttcacttcatttcattttctttttccccctccctccctcccttgtttatcttttttaaacaGGGGTTACTGTCCTCTTGTTGATTTGCATGTTCAAGCAATTAATCCCACGTTAGTTAAAGACATTataattatcttctcccattctatcataCATGAATTTTGTCTGGGATATCCTTCACCGAACAGACATCCTTACTTTGAAGTGATCAAATTgatcttttcttgcttttcttttgccTTATGGTTTATGCTTTTGAAGTTTTGCTTCAGGATCTTTCCATCCTAAGTCCTAAGATATTTTCCTACATTTCTATTAACTTTATTGCTTTATCTTTCTCATATTTATGTTTTAGTCCATCTAGAATCCACCTTGTATGTGTTTAGGTAaggattttgctttattttctccaaatagtGAACCAGCTTCTCCAACATTCTATCCACCAAAAATCTACCTTTCCTCCAATGATTTATAGATTGTCTACTCTTAGAAATCTCTATTTCATTCACTagtatatttgttcttttttaatgtttttatttatttttgaaggagagggacagagcatgagcgggggaggggcagagagagagagggagacacagaatccgaagcaggctccaggctctaagctgtcagcacagagcccgatgcagggctcgaactcacaaactgtgagatcatgacctgagccgaagtcggatgcttaactgactgagccacccaggtgcccctactagtATATTTGTTCTTACACCaacacccattttttaaaaaacagcaacagcCTGGTAATATGCCTTAATATTTGGCAGAACTAGTCCCCTAATCTTAAATATAACTTAGCTATTTAGACTTTTAATTCTCCATATTAACTCTAGAGTAAGTTTATCAGGTTTCTCAAAGAACTGAGATAAATTTGGCATCTTTAGCATACTGCCATTCTATCCAGAAGCATGATGTGTCTTTCCATCTATTCAGATCATCTTctatcttctctatttttatttttttattatatttttaagattttatttttggggggcacctgggtggctcagttaagtgtcctgtctgactcttgatttttggctcaggttatgatctcacagttagtgagtccgagcctggcatcaggttctgtgctgctggtgcagagcttgcttgggattcttgctctgatcaacatgttctctctctctgtctctcaaaaaaataaactaaaaaaaaaaggattttattattttaagtaatccccGCACCCaatgggaggcttgaactcatgaccctgagatcaagagtcacatgctcagttgactgagccagccaggcacccctcttttataTTCTTAGAGTTTtgaagtattcttttaaaaattttttaatatattttttaaagcttatttattttgagagagagagacagagaacatgagcaggggaagggcagagagacagggagagagagaatcccaagc
This region includes:
- the BAG2 gene encoding BAG family molecular chaperone regulator 2; translation: MAQAKINAKANEGRFCRSSSMADRSSRLLESLDQLELRVEALREAATAVEQEKEILLEMIHSIQNSQDMRQISDGEREELNLTANRLMGRTLTVEVSVETIRNPQQQESLKHATRIIDEVVSKFLDDLGNAKSHLMSLYSACSSEVPSGPVDQKFQSIVIGCALEDQKKIKRRLETLLRNIENSDKAIKLLEHSKGAGSKTLQQNAEGKFN